A region of Lycium barbarum isolate Lr01 chromosome 3, ASM1917538v2, whole genome shotgun sequence DNA encodes the following proteins:
- the LOC132632941 gene encoding malate dehydrogenase, chloroplastic-like, translated as MAATSATTFSVGSTKSLGCKGSSVSQSKAFGVKFNAKNNLRSFSGLKAATTVSCESESSFLGNESVAVLKQSITPKAHKENKGYGNCVQPQASYKVAILGASGGIGQPLALLVKMSPLVSELNLYDIANVKGVAADLSHCNTPSQVSDFTGAAELANCLKGVNVVVIPAGVPRKPGMTRDDLFNINANIVKTLVEAVADHCPDAFIHIISNPVNSTVPIAAEVLKQKGVYDPKKLFGVTTLDVVRANTFVAQKKDLRLIDVDVPVVGGHAGITILPLLSKTKPSTTFTDEEVQELTVRIQNAGTEVVEAKAGAGSATLSMAYAAARFVESTLRALDGDSDVYECAFVQSDLSELPFFASRIKIGKDGVEALISSDLQGLTEYEQKALDALKPELKASIEKGVGFVQKEPVAA; from the coding sequence ATGGCAGCAACATCAGCAACTACTTTCTCAGTTGGCTCAACCAAATCTCTTGGCTGCAAAGGGAGCTCAGTATCACAATCAAAAGCCTTTGGTGTGAAATTCAACGCCAAAAACAACCTTAGGAGTTTCAGTGGCTTGAAGGCTGCAACAACTGTAAGCTGTGAATCAGAATCGTCCTTTCTTGGGAACGAAAGTGTTGCAGTCCTTAAACAATCTATTACTCCAAAGGCCCACAAAGAAAACAAGGGATATGGTAACTGTGTTCAGCCTCAAGCATCTTACAAAGTGGCTATTCTTGGAGCCAGTGGTGGTATTGGCCAGCCTTTGGCTCTTCTTGTCAAGATGTCACCATTAGTTTCAGAGCTGAACCTTTATGATATAGCTAATGTTAAAGGAGTTGCGGCTGATCTCAGTCACTGCAACACTCCCTCCCAAGTTTCAGATTTCACTGGTGCTGCTGAATTGGCAAACTGCTTGAAAGGTGTAAACGTGGTGGTCATACCTGCTGGCGTTCCAAGAAAGCCAGGTATGACACGTGATGACCTGTTTAACATTAATGCAAACATTGTGAAGACATTGGTTGAGGCTGTTGCTGATCACTGCCCTGATGCATTTATCCACATCATTAGCAATCCAGTCAACTCCACAGTGCCAATTGCAGCAGAGGTGTTGAAGCAAAAGGGTGTTTATGATCCTAAAAAGCTTTTTGGTGTTACCACCCTTGATGTAGTCAGGGCAAACACATTTGTTGCTCAGAAGAAAGATTTGAGGCTTATTGACGTAGATGTCCCAGTTGTGGGTGGCCATGCTGGTATTACCATCTTGCCTTTGTTATCAAAGACAAAACCATCAACTACTTTCACTGATGAAGAAGTTCAGGAGCTAACTGTGAGGATTCAAAATGCTGGCACAGAAGTTGTGGAGGCAAAGGCTGGTGCAGGGTCTGCTACACTTTCCATGGCTTACGCAGCAGCAAGATTTGTTGAGTCCACACTCCGTGCTCTTGATGGAGATAGTGATGTCTATGAGTGTGCTTTTGTGCAGTCTGACCTATCAGAGCTTCCATTCTTTGCTTCAAGGATTAAAATAGGAAAAGACGGGGTTGAGGCTTTGATTTCATCTGACCTTCAAGGATTGACAGAGTACGAACAGAAAGCTCTGGATGCTTTAAAGCCAGAATTGAAGGCTAGCATTGAGAAGGGTGTAGGTTTTGTTCAGAAGGAACCTGTAGCTGCTTAG
- the LOC132632937 gene encoding pentatricopeptide repeat-containing protein At3g47530-like, with translation MRVISSRRLSISTFRHLSSPAAARVDHLSQSIHAPSNSPSHLHTKKPEHLISLTKSHLLQIHAHLIHNSLFQDPIFLSAFLFRIALSPLHDLTYACRVFSRFRKPNVFQYNIMIRAYGMSDSPGNGLKLYQEMLRSGVLTNSLTSSFVTNCCIKIGSLFCGLQIHARILRYGHQSDGRLMTTLMDFYSSNEKYSEVCKVFDEMSQRDTVAWNVLISCYMRDRRTRDALGVFEMMRSSCEFQPDDVTCLLLLQACANLNALAFGEGVHRYCEEHGFDKAMNICNALITMYSRCGCVEKAFEVFKGMGKKDVVSWSAMISGLASNGYGRDAIEAFREMQRVGVSPDDQTFTGVLNACSHSGLLDEGRMFFNSMSKEFGIPPNIHHYGCVVDLMGRAGLVNEAYNLINSMKVKPDATIWRTLLGACRIHREADLGEQVIEHLIELKAQEAGDYVLLLNIYSSLGDWDKVINVRKMMKEKGIQTNPACSTIEFRGEIHEFVANDFLHPRKTEIYEMLEEINQQLRIAGYVAEAMSELHNVGVEEKQIALSYHSEKLAIAFGVLSTPPGTSIRVAKDLRICVDCHNFAKMLSAVYNREVVIRDRNRFHHFREGRCSCNDYW, from the coding sequence ATGAGAGTAATCTCTTCTCGCCGTCTTTCTATATCAACCTTCCGCCACCTCTCTTCTCCTGCGGCAGCGCGTGTTGACCACCTCTCACAATCCATTCACGCGCCCTCAAATTCTCCTAGTCACTTACATACCAAGAAACCCGAACATTTAATTTCACTTACAAAGTCCCATTTACTACAAATCCATGCCCATCTCATCCACAACTCTCTTTTTCAAGATCCAATTTTTTTGTCAGCTTTCTTATTTCGTATTGCTCTCTCACCATTACATGATTTAACTTATGCTTGTCGGGTGTTTTCAAGATTTAGAAAACCCAATGTTTTCCAGTATAACATTATGATTAGAGCTTATGGAATGAGTGATTCACCTGGAAATGGTTTAAAGTTATATCAAGAAATGTTAAGGTCTGGTGTGTTGACGAATTCATTAACATCTTCGTTTGTTACAAATTGTTGTATAAAGATTGGGTCTTTATTTTGTGGGTTACAGATTCATGCTCGAATTTTGAGATATGGGCATCAATCTGATGGACGGTTGATGACTACATTAATGGATTTTTATTCAAGTAATGAGAAGTATAGTGAAGTTTGTAAAGTGTTCGATGAAATGTCTCAAAGAGATACAGTAGCTTGGAATGTGTTGATTTCTTGCTACATGCGTGACAGACGAACTAGGGATGCTTTGGGTGTGTTTGAGATGATGCGAAGCTCGTGTGAGTTCCAACCGGATGATGTTACTTGTTTGTTGTTACTTCAGGCTTGCGCGAATTTGAATGCATTGGCATTTGGTGAGGGAGTTCATAGGTATTGTGAAGAGCATGGCTTTGACAAGGCGATGAATATTTGTAATGCGCTTATAACTATGTATTCGCGGTGTGGTTGCGTTGAAAAGGCTTTTGAGGTGTTTAAGGGAATGGGTAAGAAAGATGTAGTGTCGTGGAGTGCGATGATATCGGGGTTGGCAAGCAACGGTTATGGAAGGGATGCAATTGAGGCATTTCGAGAGATGCAAAGAGTAGGTGTTTCCCCTGATGATCAGACTTTCACCGGGGTTCTTAATGCTTGCAGTCACTCTGGATTACTTGATGAGGGTAGGATGTTTTTCAATAGTATGAGCAAAGAGTTTGGGATTCCACCAAATATTCATCATTACGGGTGTGTGGTTGATCTAATGGGTCGTGCTGGTCTAGTTAATGAAGCTTACAACCTTATAAATTCGATGAAGGTCAAACCAGATGCAACAATATGGAGGACTTTATTAGGAGCTTGTAGGATTCATCGCGAAGCTGACCTAGGAGAACAAGTCATTGAGCATTTGATTGAACTTAAAGCACAAGAAGCTGGAGATTATGTACTGCTGTTGAATATTTATTCATCGCTTGGTGATTGGGATAAGGTAATTAACGTGAGAAAAatgatgaaggaaaagggaaTCCAAACCAACCCTGCTTGTAGTACTATTGAGTTCAGAGGGGAAATACATGAATTCGTTGCAAATGACTTTTTGCATCCAAGAAAGACTGAAATTTATGAGATGTTGGAAGAGATCAATCAGCAATTAAGGATAGCAGGATACGTTGCTGAGGCAATGTCAGAGTTGCACAATGTGGGTGTGGAAGAGAAGCAGATTGCATTATCTTATCACAGTGAGAAATTGGCTATTGCTTTTGGAGTTCTATCAACTCCACCTGGCACGTCTATAAGAGTTGCAAAAGATCTCCGAATTTGTGTTGACTGCCATAATTTTGCCAAGATGTTGTCAGCAGTCTATAATCGGGAAGTTGTTATTAGAGATCGTAACCGTTTCCATCATTTCAGAGAAGGTCGATGCTCTTGCAATGACTATTGGTAA
- the LOC132634284 gene encoding GDSL esterase/lipase At1g74460: MKLTLTLPIFVTILLGVVIGGCNCKIVQFIFGDSLSDVGNNKYLSKSLATANLPWYGIDFGSGLPNGRFCNGRTVADIIGDEMGLPRPPAYLDPSLTEDVILNNGVNFASGGGGILNETGGLFIQRFSLYKQIELFQGTQELIREKIGKKEAENFFQQAQYVVALGSNDFINNYLMPVYRDSWTYNDQSFIQYLMDTQRAQLTLLHSLGARELMVFGLGPMGCIPLQRVLSTDGKCQDKTNQLALAFNKATNELVVELSNTLPNASYKFGDAYDVVNDVITNPGNYGFSSSDSPCCSFGRIRPALTCIPASTLCSDRSKYVFWDEYHPSDSANQLIATELIKKLGFLKVNQTDASPPTPALGPSSDDDGQ; this comes from the exons ATGAAGCTGACTCTGACCTTACCAATTTTTGTAACAATTTTATTAGGTGTAGTAATTGGAGGTTGCAATTGCAAGATTGTGCAATTCATCTTCGGAGACTCTCTTTCAGATGTTGGCAACAACAAGTACCTCTCCAAAAGCCTTGCTACTGCAAACTTGCCATGGTATGGTATTGATTTTGGGAGTGGATTGCCTAATGGAAGATTTTGCAATGGCCGCACAGTTGCCGATATAATAG GTGATGAAATGGGGCTTCCAAGGCCACCAGCGTATCTGGATCCATCGTTAACAGAAGATGTTATACTGAATAATGGAGTTAATTTTGCCTCTGGAGGTGGTGGCATTCTAAACGAGACAGGCGGTTTATTC ATACAGAGGTTTTCCTTATACAAGCAAATAGAGTTGTTTCAAGGGACACAAGAATTAATTAGAGAGAAAATAGGAAAGAAAGAAGCTGAGAATTTCTTCCAACAAGCACAATACGTGGTAGCTCTGGGAAGCAATGATTTCATCAACAATTACTTAATGCCAGTTTACAGAGATTCATGGACATACAATGATCAATCTTTCATCCAGTACTTAATGGACACTCAGAGAGCACAACTTACA ttgTTGCATAGTTTGGGGGCAAGGGAGTTGATGGTGTTTGGGCTAGGTCCAATGGGGTGTATTCCACTTCAAAGGGTTCTAAGTACAGATGGTAAGTGTCAAGACAAGACTAACCAGCTGGCACTTGCCTTCAACAAAGCAACAAACGAACTTGTCGTGGAATTGTCTAACACCCTTCCAAATGCTAGCTACAAGTTTGGAGATGCTTATGATGTTGTCAACGATGTCATTACCAATCCCGGCAATTACG GTTTTAGTAGCTCAGATTCACCATGCTGCTCGTTCGGAAGAATTAGGCCAGCGTTGACGTGTATTCCAGCATCAACACTATGCAGCGACAGAAGCAAATATGTGTTTTGGGATGAATACCACCCTTCTGATAGTGCTAACCAGTTAATTGCTACAGAGCTCATTAAAAAACTCGGTTTTTTGAAGGTTAATCAGACCGATGCTTCCCCCCCTACACCAGCCTTGGGTCCTTCATCAGATGATGATGGGCAGTAG
- the LOC132632936 gene encoding geranylgeranyl diphosphate reductase, chloroplastic, producing the protein MASIALKTFTGLRQTSPENNSITLSKSLPLTQTHRKLRINASKSSPRVTGRNLRVAVVGGGPAGGAAAETLAKGGIETFLIERKMDNCKPCGGAIPLCMVGEFDLPLDIIDRKVTKMKMISPSNVAVDIGQTLKPHEYIGMVRREVLDAYLRERAAEAGASVLNGLFLKMDMPKEVNSPYVLHYTAYDSKTNGAGEKRTLEVDAVIGADGANSRVAKSINAGDYEYAIAFQERIKISDDKMKYYENLAEMYVGDDVSPDFYGWVFPKCDHVAVGTGTVTHKADIKKFQLATRLRADSKITGGKIIRVEAHPIPEHPRPRRLQDRVALVGDAAGYVTKCSGEGIYFAAKSGRMCAEAIVEGSENGKRMVDESDLRKYLEKWDKTYWPTYKVLDILQKVFYRSNPAREAFVEMCADEYVQKMTFDSYLYKKVAPGNPIEDLKLAVNTIGSLVRANALRREMDKLSV; encoded by the coding sequence ATGGCTTCCATTGCTCTCAAAACTTTCACAGGCCTCCGTCAAACCTCACCTGAAAACAACTCCATCACTCTCTCTAAATCCCTCCCTTTAACCCAAACACACCGTAAGCTACGTATCAATGCTTCCAAATCCAGCCCAAGAGTCACCGGCCGTAACCTCCGTGTTGCGGTGGTTGGTGGTGGTCCTGCTGGTGGCGCCGCCGCTGAGACACTCGCAAAGGGAGGCATTGAAACATTCTTAATCGAACGTAAGATGGACAATTGCAAACCATGTGGTGGGGCCATTCCACTTTGTATGGTTGGTGAATTTGACCTCCCTTTAGATATCATTGACCGTAAGGTCACAAAAATGAAAATGATTTCACCATCCAACGTTGCTGTTGACATCGGACAGACGTTAAAGCCTCATGAGTATATTGGTATGGTGCGCCGCGAAGTACTCGATGCTTATCTCCGTGAACGTGCAGCTGAAGCTGGAGCTTCAGTTCTTAACGGGTTGTTTCTAAAAATGGACATGCCAAAAGAGGTAAATTCACCTTACGTGTTACACTACACTGCTTATGATTCTAAAACTAACGGTGCTGGTGAGAAACGTACACTTGAAGTTGACGCTGTTATTGGTGCTGACGGTGCAAATTCACGTGTGGCTAAATCCATAAATGCTGGTGATTATGAGTATGCTATTGCGTTTCAAGAACGTATTAAGATTTCTGATGATAAAATGAAGTATTATGAGAATTTAGCTGAGATGTATGTTGGTGATGACGTGTCTCCTGATTTTTATGGGTGGGTTTTCCCTAAATGTGACCATGTTGCTGTTGGTACTGGCACAGTTACACACAAAGCTGATATCAAGAAATTCCAGCTAGCAACGAGATTGAGAGCTGATTCAAAAATTACTGGTGGAAAAATTATTCGAGTTGAAGCTCATCCGATTCCAGAACATCCTAGACCAAGAAGGTTACAAGACAGAGTTGCATTAGTTGGTGATGCAGCAGGTTACGTGACCAAATGTTCAGGTGAAGGGATTTATTTTGCAGCAAAGAGTGGACGTATGTGTGCTGAGGCAATTGTTGAAGGGTCAGAAAATGGGAAGAGAATGGTGGATGAGAGTGATttgaggaagtatttggagaaatGGGATAAGACTTATTGGCCAACATATAAGGTTCTTGATATATTGCAGAAGGTATTTTACAGGTCGAATCCAGCTAGGGAGGCTTTTGTGGAGATGTGTGCTGATGAGTATGTGCAGAAGATGACTTTTGATAGCTATTTGTACAAGAAGGTGGCACCAGGGAACCCCATTGAAGATTTGAAGCTTGCTGTGAATACCATTGGTAGTTTGGTGAGGGCTAATGCACTGAGAAGGGAAATGGACAAGCTCAGTGTTTAA